GCCACGCGCTCCATCCAcccaggaaaaaaatatgcaGATCTGCAAGACATCGCCGACCATATAACATGATTAATATCTGCCAATTAACTGCTGATTTTATACCTCTATTTTTTGTCAATTGTCCAAGCTCCGATTagacaaaaagaaataaatttatgccaCGTTTTGGAATAGTTTGTAAATCTTGATCCTAAACGAAACTAGctaagaataataaaaaatatgaaaaaataaatatgaaagaaatattttcttcaaatataaattaatattaaagttgCAATTACTTGAATAATGATAACCAAAGTAGATTTTTAagttatgtatattttttcaaagtgTACTTCTTAGTACGCGTGCTAAGGTGATTATGCAACTTTCTGTCCCCGACCCGTTTTCTGGCCCGGCTTAGACACCCTGGCGACGATTGGGAGAATGTCTTTGCCAAATTAGAATTTCTAATCAATTTTTTCCCTCGCCTTGACTCACACACATGCCCAGCATCACATGTAGCAGCTTTATTTATGCAGATTTCGACTAGAAAACTCTTGTTGTTTCTCCTCATCGGAGTCAAAGTTCAAGGGCCTGATGAAGAGTTTGATATGTATCTGTGggtaggcgtgtatttttaaatatgccTCAGATTTTTGCCAAATTTACATAGGTCAaactctttaaaataaataaataaaaaaattaaaataaaacaagggagatcgctgtactcgggttcgtgtcccggcTAAAAACACGTCTGAAAGTAtaccttaaaatttaattatggaaATTTTTCTAAGGTTTCCCAGTAAAATAAGAAACCTCTCGTTCTGTTCTTGTTCATCTTGAATAAGAGCTGATAGAATCTGTATGATGATCAGGCCATAAAACTGGAATAATATTGGCATTATCTCCGGTTGGGCCAGATGAAAACCGAGTTTTAACTCGGAGGTTCGCTTTGTTTTTTCTCGTGTTTGTGGTCAAGATCAAGGTCAAGTCTCCAAACCGGCTTTATTGAATACCGTATAGGTAATACGTTTACTGTATCCGCACATCGGATGGCCGCAACCCCACTCGAAGATGCGTTTTCACTTCCGCTTCGGTTCCGTTTTGACTGATTGATCAATAAAAGGCTGTGGAATTTATCAAAATCTTATCTCGGCCGCGTCTCAAGGTGCCTGCGAAATGAGCTCTAATGAGTGGCCGCCGAGTCGTGTTCCCAGAGCCTCGTAAAAATTCATGAACTGGACATGCTGCATCACCCCACAGACCTGTTGTTCTAGCCACGCCCATTCATATTCAAATCAGCCATCATGTTACGGATGTCTTGGCTTCCGCTGCTGAATGAATGGATTCGACTCAATATATTAGTTGGTGCTTTAATTTCAGTCAGTTCCTTGAGAAAAGGTTTCCTCAATTGATTTATCTGAGGTTAACCAAGATCATGAATGGTTAGATTAGGATGGAACTGGGATGGGCAGCTCTTTGGGAGATACCCCAATGTTATCTTCAAGACAAAtaagattaaaaatgtatgactctataaataaacattGAGTGAACTTTACAGATCACAGGAAATTGCTATTTCTGCAATGTTTTCAAGGTCAACATTTGTTTTAATGACTcattataatacaaatttaaatggatcttattaataagtttaattgaacaaaaatttatttataagacgATTTTTTATAGCTTTGGGCAAAATAAATGGAATGCTTTATAAATCGAAACTGAATTAGTTAAAGAGCTTTTTtcattattgtttttaaaaatatagttcaaaacaatattttattttaattttgcagTAAATTTCTGCAAGTAATGgtttcttttgaatttttttgaatctTTTGAATTACagatcattttaaatttattgccaTTTGACACTGGCTTAAATATCGACTACCTGACTAGTTTTGTTTTAAGAAGTCATGGCAacttaaagaaaaatgttgaatttatatattaagtcttttttatttatcaggTGTCTATAACTAAATTAGTTTCCAAACTAAAATTATCCCGATGACATTTACCTTTGTGATTTCATTATCAAAAGGTCTTGGCCCCGCCTATTTCCCATTCATTAGACAAAGAATAAATCCCATTgtttttttcgatatttttgtagaaaaaattctagatttatttgtaaaatgtgtttgtATTTATGGGTTTGTTATTTGCTAGTTTTTCACTTGTTTTATGCCTACTTTACATACCACACGTATATAAAATCTAAAGAAAACACATTCGCATGCGTACCTACACTTATTTACACAACTAACGCTTCTTCTGCCTGTTTACTTAACTTAGTTCAGTTTTGGCCGAAAGACATACGACTTCTTTCATTTGGTCCGCCAGATGCGAACATCAAACGGAGCGAGCGATGATGACGATGGCTGCAAAAAGCAATTTCAACTGTTtgaacatttacatttacatttacataatATGTGTATCTGTGTCTCGAAAACCTCATTTGCTCAAATATATATTCGTCTCGtttcttattttcttatttttgcgTGCTTAACGTCTTTTTGGCGGCGGATTACTTAAGAAATTAGTCAACAAGGTTGCACATAGAACATGGGTGGCTCTCAGTGGGTGTTTGTCCCGCTTTTTGTACGAGTATTGAAGGGGGATTGTGGGGGTGGTGCGGGTGGGTGAGGTTGGTTGGTGGCTTGGGTGGGTGGTGGCCTTGGCTTGGCCCTCTTCTACAAGGCCTTCTGCTTCTCCTGCTGCAGCTCAATGGCCTTGTTGAGGTCCTTGGCACATCCATCATTGTTGTTGTCCGCCGTCAGAGCCTTTGCCTTGGCGGCCGCCTGCTTCTTCTTGTAGGACTTCTGGTAGAAGTCGTTGAACAGGAAGTAGAAGAACACGGCGTTGGGCAGGGTGAAGCACACCGACCACCTGGGATAGCCGCAATCGGTGTACAGCAGCTGGGTCTGGTGGATGAAGGCGCAGCAGAACTGGATCTGCAATGGGAGAATTGTAATATTACGGGATTAGTGGTATTCGATAATTTACTACAGAAAACGTAATTTTTTCTTCCTATCCCCATGACATTTTAGTAGTTAtagaatataatatataattccctttacaataaattcttaattgGGTAAATGTTCTATGATTCTACTTTAAAAACGTAAATATATTTCCCTTCTTAACCCACTAAATATTATGAATCGTCCTAATTATtctatacaaattatttatgccaacattttaatttgctaCCAATTTTTAAGAAACTCTTTGCATTTACTAATTGTCAAattattaattgttttaattcccTTAAAGTCCTATAGATTTGAGCATCTTTATTCGTATTACTTATTGTCTTATCTTATTTATCTTGTTTTTCTAAACCTGAGTCATTAAAAAAACCCCTTTTAACAACAATTACTACTCACCATCTGCAGGTTGGTGATGTACTTCTTCCACCACAGGTACTTCTGCATCTGGGGTCCGAAGGCGGAGAGGAAGTAGTAGGAGTACATGATGATGTGCACGAAGGAGTTGATCCAGCCGATGAAGGTGCCGTGTCCGCCGGGATAGTACTTGCTGGTGCCCCAGCTGATCATGGGCATGACGGTGTGGTGGTAGACGTGCAGGAAGGTCACCTGGCGGTCGTTCTTGCGCAGCACAAAGAAGATGGTGTCCAGCAGCTCGGTGATCTTGGCCAGGTAGTAGACATAGACGACGCGTGCCTCGCGATAGGCCTTGGGGGTGCGGGACCAGTCCACCGGCTGGCACCGCCAGCTGTAGTACTGCCAGATGACCACGCCCTCGTAGACCATCCACACACTGAGGGCCACCTGGAAGAAGTTGTAGACGAGCAGGGTTCGTTCCAGCTTGAAGGGCTTGCGATCCTTCATGAACTTGGGTCCCCACGACAGCACGAAGAAGAGGTAGAAGGCCAGGATGCCCAGCAGGGGCAGCGGCGACTTGATCAGGAACCAGTCATTGGTGCGGGGATCTACAGGGAATGATCAATCGGTTAtggaatataatattatagataaaaaaaacccCACTCACCTGCCAGATCCGTGAACAGAAAGTTCCAATAGTCCACCTGCGTTGCGTTGACGGCtgccatttttaaattcttcgtTGGCCTCTCTTGCTTCCACAAATACGATTATATAGCTTCGATCGCTTCGATGTGAAATTCAAAAATCTGCTAAGCCTGCGTCGCAACGAACGAGTTTTGCGAAATCTAAATGGGGGAAGATCGGAAGGGAGTCTGGATGAGCGAAAGATCTTTATTTTCgagttttgtatttgtatttaagttaTGTTAATGCCATTCTCGAGCAACTGATGCCAGTGGCACGAGCAACCAGCAACTACTACCAGCAGCCTCAGCTGTTGCCGAGcccagaaatataaataaaattaaaataataatcaaacgCGAAGGAGAATAGCAACTGTGACGGTGACGGTGAAATGCCGTGAAATTATCATGTAACAGTAACAGTAAATTATATTCATTATTATGAATTAAACAACCGCAGCGCACAACAGCCCGCAACAAATTGGTGGCCACCTCGCAGTCGTATGGCCCATGTCTGGGCCATTGCCACACGGCCCGGGTAAATTGGGCACTGCCAGCTGAATCACGTGTGGAACGCATAAAACCCACTCTCAAAACAAACCAGGTAAAGCCGTGGAAATTATTTTAGTGTTGTGCAGTTGGCAAGCAAATCCGCACCTCTCAGCGCAACAGAAGCAGTTTTCAGAAGTGGGATGGCATCGCAGCGAGACTGAGTGAAGTGCTCCTTCACTCCTCCGGTGATTAATCATCCCAAAGAACTCGCTCTTCGAAGGACCATTAGTTGGCTAAGCACCTAtgctaaaatataaaaattccacACAATCACGTTCGTTGACTCGACGTCTTCAAGTCTCACACTTGAACTTGGCAAAGGCCGATGACGATTAAGACCACAATAATCGAATAGCATTATGATTTCTTTCGTCGTTTTCGAGGCTATTCTGAATCTGATCGGCTTCTTGGTCCCGAGTGTTGTGGAGTGTGCGAAGTGAGgaacaaattgaaataataaacgAGTGAAACAGAAATATTTCGAAGGGCAAGTTGGCCAACACTCCAGCCAACAGGCATTAGCCATCAACAGGTTTGGCTCTGGCTTTCCGGTCATTTCCTGCACTTCAGAGCTATGGCTCTTTGAATATTGCCTGCAACATTTAGCGCAGAACGGGGCCAGAAAATTGAGGGGTGACAAATGGCGGCAATAAGCCAAAAGGTGCTAAACGCTTTTGTTGGCTTCGAGCCAAGAAAATCCAGTTTATCAATTTTCAGCTGTACGCCGCGACCTTGTCATAGGTTTTTTTTGATCAGGAATGGGTGGGAATGGCTGGCCGAAAAACTGGACAACTGTCGCATCATTTGGACGCCGTCGTGTCTGGCTGATCATCGCCAGCGAATTTGGAGGCATTTCCACTTGGTTAGTCATTTGTTAAATGGCTTAAGATCGCGGGCCTTGGAAACGCCTAGAGCGAGCAAATAGAAAATTGTGTCACCTATTGCCCAACTGTCGAATCCGAAAACCTGAAGGCGGTTTTGttttggcaaattaaaatatgtcgCAAAAGTTGAATGACCTTGACAGGTGGCGATCTTAGATGACTTTATATGGCACTTGTTCTAAATCAGACTTCTAAATTTTATACGGGAAAGAAAgacagaaaatattaaatgtcaTATCTTGGTATTTCTAATCAAATCAAAGAAGAAAGCTAATTTGATACACTATGATCCTAATTCCTATCCAATGAATTTCGGATAACACAGAATTTCAATAGAATCGCAATCGTAAAAGTTACTGAATATCATGTGAGTAAAAAATACCAATTCTACAATTATATTTCTTTCTCAATGATCTGATTTAATCAAAAATCTGAGCAAGGTTTGGATTGGGTCCTAGTTCTAATATGATATGCACCAAACCATGATAAAATACCATATTTCAAATTCACTTTTGTAAActcttcaattaaatttacatatttatcgCAGACTAACACACAAATTCTAGAGTTCCTCTTCTCAATCGCATTGGATCTGATTGATCACTCGGATCTGTAGGCACACACACTGGCACACACAAATGAAGAGCTTTGGGCACCTGTTGCAATCTCTTCGATTGCCGTGCACTTAATTTTCAGCGACGACAGCGACAACGCTTAATGCTAACACCGTGACAACTGTTTTTTAGTCTTGTTCCATCTGCTTCTTTTATGAAGTCTTATATTATAGTttagtatagtatagtatagtagAGGGAGAGACCTTTGCTGGCATCCGCTACCCACGAGACTTGTACGCGCACTGAACTGCTACGCCGAGGTGTACGGAGCTATGTATAAAAATTTCGACTAAAGGTTCGATTTGGCGCTGCTGTTTCTTCGTCGCTgcttttcgatttgtttttgtttcagtttctgtttctATTTCGGTTTCAGCTTTAGTTTTTGTCTAAGCCCAACTTTTGTCTCGGCTATTTGGCATCTTGCTCATCTTCATCTTTGACTTTAGCTTTGGCTTTGGTCGAGATGTTCTTTTGTGCCTTGTGGATGAGCATGTGGATGTGGCTGGAGATTCGATTCGTATACGTTATACGCAAATGTATCGAACGATCGCCTGGTCTCGTTTTCCTATGATAATTGCGATGACAATGTTgatactgtgtgtgtgtttaccggctttttgttgctgctggccaaATTCGCTTGGCTTTTAATTCGTTTTGTATTTGGCTGCGCAGCCTTTTGTACAATTAAAAGaatcataaaatattcttgaatAGTTGTCACTTTTGATCGATTTGGTCAAAGCGATTGCGGTAGCACTTAGAGGATGCGGAATTTAGCGACTCGAataacaacacaaaaaaacatacatttaaatggcaattttaagaatttaagaaattagttattataaatttttattttacaaaataaggaATACTAATTTTGGTAAAAACAAAGTATTCTAACAAAcgaaaattataaacaagacaataatttctttatgggcccacaaaaaaaaaaattctaaaagcaaatgagaaaatattccatATATCTACCCTAATGATACTTTCATTTTTCCTCAATTAACTGCCTTTCAAACACCCTCAAGTCATTATTGAG
This portion of the Drosophila takahashii strain IR98-3 E-12201 chromosome 3R, DtakHiC1v2, whole genome shotgun sequence genome encodes:
- the sit gene encoding very long chain fatty acid elongase AAEL008004 — protein: MAAVNATQVDYWNFLFTDLADPRTNDWFLIKSPLPLLGILAFYLFFVLSWGPKFMKDRKPFKLERTLLVYNFFQVALSVWMVYEGVVIWQYYSWRCQPVDWSRTPKAYREARVVYVYYLAKITELLDTIFFVLRKNDRQVTFLHVYHHTVMPMISWGTSKYYPGGHGTFIGWINSFVHIIMYSYYFLSAFGPQMQKYLWWKKYITNLQMIQFCCAFIHQTQLLYTDCGYPRWSVCFTLPNAVFFYFLFNDFYQKSYKKKQAAAKAKALTADNNNDGCAKDLNKAIELQQEKQKAL